A DNA window from Paenibacillus andongensis contains the following coding sequences:
- a CDS encoding YhcH/YjgK/YiaL family protein — protein MIISDVEHFEQERHLWPPAVSRGIDYILNHNLGEAEAGRYDLEGDNGHLMFANVQEVVTRPSGEQMPESHMIYTDIQFLVSGEEKLCFYKLHSGAKVVDNKFESHDIAFYESDSSQQETEILLKPGMFAVCFPSDIHRPNCSITEEKTNKKIVIKIHKDLLQL, from the coding sequence ATGATTATTAGCGATGTTGAGCATTTTGAGCAGGAACGTCATCTGTGGCCGCCAGCCGTATCACGGGGTATCGATTACATTTTGAATCACAATTTAGGTGAAGCGGAAGCGGGCAGATACGACCTGGAAGGCGATAACGGCCATCTGATGTTCGCCAATGTGCAGGAGGTTGTGACCCGACCATCTGGGGAGCAAATGCCTGAATCCCATATGATATACACGGATATTCAGTTTCTAGTCAGCGGCGAGGAAAAGCTTTGTTTTTATAAGCTGCATTCGGGTGCTAAAGTGGTCGATAATAAGTTTGAATCCCATGATATTGCCTTTTATGAATCAGATTCCTCTCAACAAGAAACGGAAATTCTTTTGAAGCCCGGTATGTTTGCGGTTTGCTTTCCTTCCGATATCCATCGTCCGAATTGCTCCATAACGGAGGAGAAGACGAACAAGAAGATTGTTATTAAAATCCATAAAGATCTCTTGCAGCTTTAA
- a CDS encoding ABC transporter permease subunit has product MVRRIYGTPLTFMLKGYFDTLPYEMKESAEIDGCSRVGILFRIILPVSIPSLIATALFAFVNAWNEFMFGFVFING; this is encoded by the coding sequence ATGGTGCGCCGGATTTATGGTACCCCTTTGACTTTTATGTTAAAAGGTTACTTCGATACCCTGCCATACGAGATGAAGGAATCGGCCGAAATCGATGGCTGCTCGAGAGTGGGCATCCTGTTCCGGATCATCCTTCCAGTTTCCATACCTAGCTTAATTGCCACCGCGTTATTCGCTTTCGTAAATGCTTGGAATGAATTTATGTTCGGCTTTGTGTTCATTAATGGTTAA
- a CDS encoding AraC family transcriptional regulator — MKLETLREGRIHGDLMFPLSVYQVEKENDAFFNYHWHEEIEFIYMTLGSARFHIGSSTTELQQGEALLIPSGQLHACYPSGDPPAFFHAIVFDPHLLSSSAYDAIQSKYIEPWMERRLVLPDIFRPTSSWEERVLILLTDIIKQYDKKPRGFEMKVKANLLSIFAELLPYSEQSSDMPRISLESGKIERIKPVLHYMHGHYKERILIQDLASIIPMSEGHFCRFFKSIVKKTPVEYLNFLRVEKAMKVLEDPQIKIIDVASEVGFESPSYFIKTFKALKQMTPTDYRKRFLI; from the coding sequence ATGAAGTTGGAAACCTTGCGAGAAGGTCGAATTCACGGCGACCTCATGTTTCCTCTTAGTGTGTACCAAGTCGAGAAAGAAAATGATGCCTTCTTCAACTACCACTGGCATGAGGAAATTGAATTCATCTACATGACGCTAGGAAGTGCCCGCTTCCACATAGGCTCGTCTACGACAGAGCTGCAGCAAGGTGAAGCGCTGCTCATTCCAAGCGGGCAACTGCATGCCTGCTACCCTTCGGGTGATCCCCCCGCCTTTTTTCATGCCATCGTCTTCGATCCACATCTGCTCAGCAGCAGCGCATACGATGCTATTCAAAGCAAATACATCGAACCGTGGATGGAAAGACGCCTTGTGTTGCCCGATATTTTCCGTCCTACCAGCTCCTGGGAGGAACGTGTTCTTATTTTGCTCACAGATATTATCAAACAGTACGATAAGAAACCTCGCGGCTTCGAGATGAAGGTCAAAGCAAATTTGCTGTCGATATTCGCCGAGCTGCTCCCGTATAGCGAGCAATCCTCGGACATGCCCCGGATCTCCTTGGAATCGGGCAAAATTGAGCGAATTAAACCCGTTCTTCACTATATGCATGGGCATTATAAGGAACGGATTCTCATCCAGGATCTCGCCTCCATCATCCCAATGAGCGAAGGACATTTTTGCCGCTTCTTTAAATCCATCGTAAAAAAGACGCCTGTCGAATACCTCAACTTTCTTAGAGTCGAGAAAGCGATGAAGGTTCTGGAAGACCCTCAAATCAAAATCATTGATGTTGCCAGTGAAGTCGGCTTTGAGAGTCCCAGTTATTTTATAAAAACGTTTAAAGCTTTAAAGCAAATGACGCCGACGGACTATCGCAAAAGGTTTCTAATTTGA
- a CDS encoding sensor histidine kinase: MVVIIVSNAITGRLKDFSRRIEQLGEGNFELDYELKGQDEIAHLSRKFNQMVLKINDLIAERYEIKLNERNARLKALEAQINPHFLYNSLQAISTEAIIHEVDSIQQMVDALASSLRYCIKDGETVSLRHELEHIENYLILQIARFGDRLQVAVDIPEEAKAFLIPKMTLQILLENAIEHALEQMSEAIYIEIRADFNGQWLVIYVADDGPGMTASRLEQVTSSLNENYMEVHEEIGLKNLYSRIKLMFGSEAHMTIRSQKNQGTEIEIGLPVKNS; this comes from the coding sequence ATGGTTGTTATTATCGTTTCCAATGCCATTACAGGAAGATTGAAAGACTTTTCGCGTCGAATCGAGCAGCTTGGAGAAGGCAATTTCGAATTGGACTATGAGCTGAAAGGGCAGGATGAAATTGCTCACTTATCGAGGAAATTTAACCAAATGGTACTTAAAATCAATGATTTGATCGCTGAACGGTACGAAATCAAATTGAATGAGCGGAATGCCCGGTTGAAGGCGCTCGAAGCACAGATCAATCCCCATTTCCTTTATAATTCACTGCAAGCAATATCAACGGAAGCCATTATCCATGAGGTGGACTCCATCCAACAGATGGTCGATGCATTGGCATCGTCACTGCGATACTGCATCAAAGATGGGGAAACGGTCAGCTTAAGGCATGAATTGGAGCATATTGAGAACTATTTGATTTTGCAAATAGCGAGATTCGGGGATCGGCTGCAGGTCGCTGTGGATATCCCTGAGGAAGCCAAGGCTTTTCTGATCCCGAAAATGACGCTTCAAATCCTGCTCGAAAATGCTATAGAGCATGCGCTCGAGCAAATGTCAGAAGCTATTTATATCGAAATCAGGGCGGACTTTAACGGACAATGGCTCGTTATATACGTAGCAGATGACGGTCCGGGGATGACTGCGAGTCGGCTTGAACAAGTGACATCGAGCTTGAATGAGAATTACATGGAGGTGCACGAGGAGATCGGCTTGAAAAATTTGTATTCCCGCATCAAGCTGATGTTCGGCAGTGAAGCCCATATGACGATAAGAAGTCAAAAGAATCAAGGGACCGAGATCGAAATCGGACTGCCTGTCAAAAATTCCTAG
- a CDS encoding helix-turn-helix domain-containing protein, with translation MYKALIIDDEEPARRAIQALGAWQEHSITSIVEAKDGLEGLNLLANIQPDLIFVDMRMPFIGGVEFLQKAKSISSGKFIVVSGYDDFAFARGAITSGALDYMLKPIKKLELNKAIAKAVSQLDQEWAKRNSQLSEAILHNISMPLVKEKIFASIIDQNGKFHKIKELEQLVEAKPNDQFQVIIMTILNLAIVSQQKFRGDIHASHYAITNALNELLSTAGRPFSFKNSREEQEFIIVLSLSDSATHSVSMSVVETALRLREAFGIELMASVGERTDRLDQLDTSYQSAKSFLQQANMLDPHAVHTSGTMSTANRTSILAKKDVLLHALEMGSVMYAGNIVRDFFEEVRRSGYFSVEMMLQCSTEFQILAQRLVSEGSTLSSQLSSLLERFELLFDKQVMDFDRYTLSMTAFLEEWFVALLQSHKSTEKLDVELIKSYIDHHYFEDISIALFTEKYFISKEHLLRLFKQRYSCGIYEYTLQVRMEKAKELLMDPELKIQTVSEKIGYNDTNYFSKAFKKHFGISPLAFRRHPSSSGN, from the coding sequence ATGTATAAAGCACTGATCATCGATGACGAAGAGCCTGCAAGACGTGCGATTCAAGCACTTGGGGCATGGCAAGAGCATAGCATCACTTCCATTGTGGAAGCGAAAGACGGATTGGAAGGGTTAAACCTGCTTGCCAACATCCAACCAGATTTGATATTTGTAGATATGCGAATGCCCTTTATTGGCGGGGTCGAATTTTTGCAAAAAGCGAAGTCTATATCATCTGGTAAATTTATTGTTGTGAGCGGCTATGACGACTTTGCGTTTGCTCGCGGCGCGATCACATCCGGAGCTCTGGATTATATGTTGAAGCCAATCAAGAAGTTAGAACTGAATAAAGCGATTGCCAAGGCTGTTTCGCAGCTTGATCAGGAGTGGGCAAAGAGAAATAGCCAGCTTTCTGAGGCGATTTTACACAATATTTCAATGCCGTTGGTGAAAGAGAAAATTTTCGCGTCGATTATTGACCAGAACGGTAAATTTCACAAAATCAAAGAGCTTGAGCAGCTTGTCGAAGCCAAACCTAATGACCAATTTCAAGTCATTATCATGACCATATTGAATTTAGCCATTGTCAGTCAACAGAAATTCCGCGGGGACATTCATGCTAGCCATTATGCGATTACGAATGCGCTGAATGAGCTTTTATCGACGGCAGGGCGACCTTTTAGTTTTAAAAACAGCAGAGAAGAGCAGGAATTCATTATTGTGCTGTCTCTCTCCGACTCTGCAACCCATTCGGTTTCTATGTCCGTTGTAGAAACTGCGCTTCGTTTGCGAGAAGCCTTTGGAATCGAACTGATGGCATCTGTGGGGGAGAGGACAGATCGACTGGATCAATTGGACACTTCCTATCAGTCAGCCAAATCGTTCTTGCAGCAGGCTAACATGCTGGACCCCCATGCCGTTCATACAAGCGGAACCATGAGCACCGCTAATCGAACATCTATTTTAGCGAAGAAGGATGTATTGCTTCATGCGTTGGAAATGGGCAGTGTGATGTATGCGGGAAATATCGTCAGGGATTTCTTCGAAGAGGTTAGACGATCCGGTTATTTCAGCGTGGAGATGATGCTTCAATGCAGTACGGAATTTCAGATTCTTGCGCAGCGGCTTGTTAGTGAGGGAAGTACCTTGTCATCGCAGCTCTCTTCGCTTCTCGAACGTTTTGAACTTCTTTTTGACAAACAGGTTATGGATTTCGACCGTTACACGCTTTCGATGACCGCATTTCTGGAGGAATGGTTCGTCGCGCTGCTGCAAAGTCATAAATCCACGGAAAAGTTGGATGTCGAGTTGATAAAGTCATATATTGATCATCATTATTTTGAAGACATATCGATTGCCTTATTTACTGAAAAATACTTTATTTCCAAAGAGCATTTGCTCCGCTTGTTCAAGCAAAGATATAGCTGCGGCATTTATGAATATACATTGCAGGTACGTATGGAGAAGGCCAAAGAACTGCTGATGGATCCAGAACTCAAGATACAGACAGTAAGCGAAAAGATAGGATATAACGATACCAATTATTTCAGTAAAGCATTTAAAAAACATTTCGGAATATCTCCTTTGGCATTCAGAAGACATCCTTCCAGCAGCGGTAATTGA
- a CDS encoding glycoside hydrolase family 3 protein, producing the protein MNVNTDFLFQNTELPLEERVIDLVSRFTLEEKINLMCQYQAEIPRLGVKPYKHGTEGAHGIAWLGEATVFPQNIGLACTWNPELLREIGSVIGDEARVYFQKNPAVNGLTIWAPTVDMERDPRWGRTEEAYGEDPYLTGRISTELVKGMQGPHPFYLKAVATLKHFLGNNNEIDRGECSVSIDPRNMREYYLKAYEAAFTEGGAKSMMTAYNAINGTLCNLNPAVNEIVKGEWGMNGFVVSDAGDVLGTVRDHKHMHSYAEAVAESIKNGIDSITDDQEISIRAIRDALEQGLLSEMDLDLALRNTFRVRFRLGEFDPEERNPYANTPESKLCAPEHAELSLRAARESIVLLKNDGVLPLKSGLERIAVIGPLANTVYTDWYSGTPAYRITPLQGIQEKMAGKMVLFEEACDRIRLRNKATGAYVGISSEAQQLLTADRIDAADATLFDRDDWGWGSTTLRAADSSKFVTETDDGRLAATADEARGWFVKEAFGFEAQDGADAEMKSWAGHPITVGEGGLLTVSGEAGQPRNVDRFEIDVVKDGIRAAVDAAKSADAAVVFVGNNPFINGKECVDRQDLTLPPAQEALIRAVFEANPNTVVVIVGSYPFAVVWEDEHIPAMLYSSHAGQELGHAVADVLFGDYNPAGRLNMTWYRSTDQLPELMDYDIIKGKRTYQYFDGEVLYPFGHGRSFTEFKYSELQLSNAAIDADGQLKVSVRIENIGNLAGDEVVQLYVHANESRVQRPIKTLKGFQRIHLLPGQSEGVTFTLPAAELAFWDVTRDRYCVESGVYTVMVGSSSGSLLAEATFSVYGETIPPRKLDAPVRAANYDDYEAVYLDACREGGGTSLRNQGAVGWIAFHGADLSSGVEAFEARVAQAEAGAKIEILLDEPDGLLVGTCTVPPTGGWQAWTTVKAALSGAAGIRDVYLRFEGTVQISWFRLYSAS; encoded by the coding sequence ATGAACGTAAATACAGATTTTCTGTTCCAAAATACGGAATTACCGCTCGAAGAGCGTGTTATTGATTTGGTTTCCCGGTTCACTCTAGAAGAAAAAATAAACTTAATGTGCCAGTATCAAGCGGAAATTCCTCGTCTTGGTGTAAAGCCATATAAGCATGGGACGGAAGGGGCACATGGAATTGCTTGGTTGGGCGAAGCGACGGTATTCCCGCAAAATATCGGACTGGCGTGCACATGGAATCCAGAGTTGCTTCGTGAGATTGGCTCAGTAATCGGTGATGAAGCAAGGGTATATTTTCAGAAGAATCCTGCAGTAAATGGACTTACGATTTGGGCGCCGACCGTTGATATGGAGCGTGACCCTCGTTGGGGACGGACCGAGGAGGCTTATGGAGAAGATCCTTATCTGACAGGACGGATTTCTACGGAGTTGGTAAAAGGGATGCAGGGACCGCACCCGTTCTATTTGAAGGCGGTTGCAACGTTAAAACATTTCCTAGGTAATAATAACGAAATCGATAGGGGCGAATGTTCGGTAAGTATTGATCCGCGCAATATGCGTGAATATTATCTGAAAGCTTATGAGGCAGCCTTCACAGAGGGCGGCGCCAAATCCATGATGACAGCTTACAATGCGATCAACGGTACGCTCTGCAATTTGAATCCCGCTGTGAACGAGATTGTGAAGGGTGAATGGGGGATGAACGGGTTTGTCGTCAGCGATGCCGGGGATGTTCTAGGAACTGTACGAGATCATAAGCACATGCATTCTTACGCCGAAGCGGTTGCTGAATCGATCAAGAACGGGATTGATAGCATTACGGACGATCAAGAGATTTCAATTCGCGCTATCCGTGATGCGCTTGAACAAGGATTACTGAGTGAAATGGACTTGGACCTGGCGCTGCGCAATACGTTCCGTGTCCGTTTCAGACTTGGGGAGTTTGATCCGGAGGAAAGAAACCCGTATGCTAATACACCAGAGTCCAAGCTGTGTGCACCTGAGCATGCAGAGTTATCTTTACGTGCTGCACGCGAATCGATCGTTTTGCTTAAGAACGACGGAGTGCTTCCTTTGAAAAGCGGATTAGAGCGGATTGCTGTTATAGGGCCGTTGGCGAATACCGTTTATACAGATTGGTACAGCGGTACGCCCGCGTATCGAATCACACCTTTGCAAGGGATACAGGAAAAAATGGCTGGGAAGATGGTCCTCTTCGAAGAGGCCTGCGATCGAATAAGGCTCCGAAACAAGGCTACAGGCGCCTATGTTGGGATTAGCAGTGAAGCGCAGCAGCTGCTTACTGCCGATCGCATAGACGCAGCAGACGCGACGCTGTTCGACCGCGATGACTGGGGCTGGGGAAGTACTACGCTGCGCGCTGCTGACAGCAGCAAGTTCGTTACCGAGACGGACGACGGCCGTCTCGCGGCAACTGCCGACGAAGCCCGCGGCTGGTTCGTCAAAGAAGCCTTCGGCTTCGAGGCGCAGGATGGCGCCGACGCCGAGATGAAGTCGTGGGCGGGCCATCCGATAACGGTCGGCGAGGGCGGGCTGCTGACCGTTAGCGGAGAAGCCGGTCAGCCGAGAAACGTCGATCGCTTCGAGATCGACGTAGTGAAGGACGGCATCCGCGCAGCGGTGGATGCCGCTAAATCCGCCGATGCCGCCGTGGTTTTCGTCGGCAACAACCCATTCATCAACGGTAAGGAATGTGTTGATCGCCAAGACCTGACGCTTCCACCTGCGCAGGAAGCGCTAATACGCGCCGTGTTTGAAGCCAATCCGAACACGGTCGTGGTCATCGTCGGCAGCTACCCGTTTGCCGTCGTCTGGGAAGATGAGCATATCCCTGCTATGCTCTACAGCTCTCACGCCGGACAAGAGCTAGGGCACGCCGTCGCAGATGTGCTGTTCGGCGATTATAATCCGGCGGGTCGACTCAACATGACCTGGTACCGCTCTACGGACCAGCTTCCGGAATTGATGGATTATGACATTATCAAAGGGAAACGAACGTACCAGTACTTTGATGGTGAAGTTCTCTACCCGTTCGGCCACGGACGTTCTTTCACTGAATTTAAATACAGCGAGCTGCAGCTTAGTAATGCAGCGATCGATGCCGATGGACAGCTGAAAGTCTCTGTCCGTATTGAAAACATCGGAAATCTTGCTGGAGACGAAGTCGTCCAACTATATGTTCATGCAAACGAGTCTCGTGTTCAACGTCCGATTAAGACATTGAAAGGATTCCAGCGCATACATCTGCTGCCCGGTCAAAGCGAAGGCGTAACTTTCACGCTTCCAGCGGCGGAGCTTGCTTTCTGGGATGTAACGCGTGACCGGTATTGCGTAGAGAGCGGCGTTTATACGGTCATGGTCGGCTCATCTTCAGGCAGTTTGCTCGCGGAAGCAACTTTCTCCGTGTATGGAGAAACGATTCCGCCGCGTAAGCTGGATGCTCCTGTTCGTGCCGCGAACTATGACGACTATGAAGCCGTCTACTTGGACGCATGTCGCGAAGGCGGAGGAACGAGCTTGCGCAATCAAGGCGCGGTAGGCTGGATTGCCTTTCACGGTGCCGACTTGAGCAGCGGAGTGGAAGCGTTTGAAGCCCGCGTTGCCCAAGCGGAAGCGGGCGCGAAGATCGAAATCCTTCTCGACGAGCCGGATGGATTGCTTGTGGGCACTTGTACCGTGCCGCCTACGGGCGGTTGGCAGGCTTGGACGACGGTAAAGGCTGCACTGTCAGGTGCTGCCGGAATCCGCGATGTCTATCTGCGCTTCGAGGGAACTGTGCAGATCAGCTGGTTCCGACTGTACAGCGCCAGCTAA
- a CDS encoding ABC transporter substrate-binding protein codes for MNKKSLSVLSTSVLIMSLLAGCASGSKPEATNATSTDKAVGTAAPANAKPVTLSILQYAPEMTDAMHHLADEYHKQNPNVTIDITIHQDDYNTLLKTRINSGDIPDIFMSGAYNENKTYKDFAYDLSKEDFMKNIADSAKTGVTLDGKVLGYPLILQSHSFIYNKKLFADAGITEMPKTFSQLEDAAKKLQAKGIIPFANGYKEWWVLEQTFTQVMSAMGGDYAATFADISAGKKKLSDIPAAMNIFDLLDITTKYGNPKPLETDFNAQVNLFAQGKAAMMHQGTWSEDSVRKISKDLDIGFMAGPVGEDASKAGLMVDSNIVYRINKDSKNLQEVLKFFNWLTTSDYGKKFVPVETKQISTIKDAPFPDAQLAKATSEFVKNGVTYPWVKGYWPDGYEQKAGEILQKYVGGASTRDQVKDDLDKTWAKLAKAAQ; via the coding sequence ATGAATAAAAAATCCTTAAGCGTACTAAGCACGTCAGTGCTTATAATGTCGCTGCTGGCTGGCTGCGCAAGCGGCTCCAAGCCTGAAGCAACGAACGCAACTTCCACAGATAAAGCAGTGGGAACTGCTGCACCTGCAAACGCCAAACCGGTCACGCTAAGTATTCTTCAATATGCGCCAGAAATGACAGACGCTATGCATCATTTGGCGGACGAGTATCATAAACAGAATCCGAATGTCACGATTGATATTACCATTCATCAAGACGACTATAATACATTGTTGAAAACACGGATTAATTCCGGCGATATCCCAGATATTTTCATGTCGGGCGCTTATAACGAAAATAAAACGTACAAAGACTTTGCGTACGACTTGTCGAAAGAGGATTTTATGAAAAATATTGCCGACTCCGCTAAAACAGGCGTAACGTTGGACGGCAAAGTTCTCGGCTATCCGTTAATTCTTCAATCACATTCCTTCATTTACAATAAAAAGCTGTTCGCTGATGCAGGGATTACCGAAATGCCGAAAACATTCAGCCAGCTAGAGGATGCAGCGAAAAAGCTACAAGCCAAAGGCATTATTCCTTTTGCCAACGGCTACAAAGAATGGTGGGTTTTAGAGCAAACCTTCACGCAAGTCATGTCAGCTATGGGTGGGGATTATGCGGCAACGTTTGCAGACATCAGTGCAGGCAAGAAAAAATTAAGCGATATTCCGGCAGCGATGAATATCTTCGATCTGCTTGATATTACGACCAAATACGGGAATCCGAAGCCGCTTGAAACAGATTTCAATGCGCAGGTGAACTTGTTCGCACAAGGCAAAGCCGCTATGATGCACCAAGGAACCTGGTCTGAAGATTCGGTTCGCAAAATCAGCAAAGATCTGGACATCGGCTTCATGGCAGGTCCTGTAGGTGAAGATGCTTCCAAAGCAGGACTCATGGTCGATTCCAACATTGTGTACCGCATTAACAAAGACTCCAAAAATCTTCAAGAAGTGTTGAAGTTCTTTAACTGGCTGACCACTTCCGACTACGGTAAAAAATTCGTTCCAGTAGAAACTAAACAAATTTCTACGATTAAAGATGCGCCGTTCCCGGATGCGCAGCTGGCTAAAGCAACATCAGAATTTGTGAAAAACGGTGTTACGTATCCTTGGGTTAAAGGCTACTGGCCTGACGGTTACGAGCAAAAAGCAGGTGAAATTTTACAGAAATATGTAGGCGGTGCGTCGACAAGAGATCAAGTCAAAGATGATCTAGATAAGACGTGGGCTAAACTAGCCAAGGCCGCTCAGTAA
- a CDS encoding carbohydrate ABC transporter permease → MKAYNKTARSYTEFLVFVTPAMIFILLAAIIPFLMSLYYSLTKWNGVGKNIKFIGLDNFIELFTTDTGSLQSLLFTLLYGILNVILTNVIAITLAVILTKALKSKAVLRAAFFIPNIISLVIIGFIWKFVFTRVFEALHEATHWSLFQWSWLGDQHLAFISIVLVSVWQSVGFYMMIYITGLQSIPSELNEAASIDGVEGLKRFFKITLPLLMPSLTVAFFLTIANSLKVFDIIYTLTFGGPGGATTSITMDIYNEAFVNNRFGYATAKSLLFVVLILLITILQVKFFKSKEVEA, encoded by the coding sequence ATGAAAGCTTATAATAAAACAGCCAGAAGCTACACGGAATTTTTGGTTTTTGTTACACCGGCGATGATTTTCATTCTGCTTGCAGCCATCATTCCTTTCCTAATGTCGCTATATTACTCGCTAACCAAATGGAATGGGGTAGGGAAAAATATCAAATTTATCGGCCTCGATAATTTTATTGAGCTTTTCACCACCGATACAGGATCGTTGCAATCCCTTCTGTTTACGTTGTTATATGGTATTTTGAACGTGATTCTGACAAACGTGATTGCCATTACGCTTGCTGTTATTTTAACGAAGGCGCTTAAATCGAAAGCTGTGCTTAGAGCGGCTTTTTTCATCCCGAACATTATTAGCTTGGTCATTATCGGTTTCATTTGGAAGTTTGTCTTTACACGGGTTTTCGAAGCTTTGCACGAAGCAACACATTGGTCTTTGTTTCAATGGAGCTGGTTAGGAGATCAGCATCTGGCTTTTATCTCGATTGTCCTGGTAAGTGTATGGCAGTCCGTTGGCTTTTACATGATGATTTACATTACGGGTCTTCAATCGATCCCTTCGGAATTGAATGAAGCTGCATCTATTGATGGTGTGGAAGGATTGAAGCGCTTTTTCAAAATCACGCTTCCTTTATTGATGCCTTCTCTGACCGTTGCCTTCTTTTTGACAATTGCGAACTCCCTTAAGGTGTTCGATATCATTTATACGTTAACTTTCGGTGGCCCCGGTGGCGCTACAACAAGCATTACGATGGATATTTACAACGAGGCTTTCGTGAATAACAGGTTCGGATATGCAACGGCAAAATCGCTGCTGTTCGTAGTACTAATCCTGCTTATTACCATTCTTCAAGTTAAATTTTTCAAGAGTAAGGAAGTGGAAGCATGA
- a CDS encoding carbohydrate ABC transporter permease yields MTRRSRRNLLLLEIVVILLTCAFMYPLFLVLINTFKDYKEVVTNVVSLPRTFSFENYVQVWDLMKYPKLFWNTLFITAVSVIGILVFGSMAGYKLSRTKTRLSAFLFFLAISPMMLPFQSFMITLTKLSKELHLINSLSGLNVIYWGLGCPLAIFMFHGFVKQIPMELEECAAIDGCSSYRIFYQIVFPIMVPVISTVAILNVMWIWNDFLLPLIMLNGKEATLQLASYKFFGQYKSEWNYALTAVVFTTTPPILFFLFMQKFIIKGMVAGAVKG; encoded by the coding sequence ATGACAAGACGAAGCCGAAGAAATTTACTGCTATTGGAGATCGTCGTCATTTTGCTGACTTGTGCGTTTATGTACCCGCTCTTCTTGGTCTTAATCAACACCTTCAAGGATTATAAGGAAGTCGTTACGAATGTAGTTAGCTTGCCGCGTACATTCAGCTTTGAGAATTACGTGCAAGTCTGGGATTTGATGAAATATCCGAAACTGTTTTGGAATACTTTGTTTATTACCGCAGTCAGTGTCATCGGTATTCTAGTCTTCGGATCGATGGCCGGCTACAAATTGTCCCGTACCAAAACTAGACTAAGCGCATTCCTCTTCTTCCTTGCGATTTCACCAATGATGCTGCCGTTTCAATCGTTCATGATTACACTGACGAAGCTGTCCAAGGAGCTGCATCTCATTAACAGCTTAAGTGGCCTGAATGTCATTTACTGGGGACTTGGTTGTCCGCTTGCGATTTTCATGTTTCACGGCTTTGTGAAACAGATCCCAATGGAGCTTGAAGAGTGCGCTGCCATAGATGGCTGTTCATCATATCGGATATTCTATCAGATCGTATTTCCGATCATGGTGCCGGTCATTAGCACGGTAGCGATACTGAATGTGATGTGGATTTGGAACGATTTCTTGCTGCCGCTCATCATGTTAAACGGCAAAGAAGCCACATTGCAGCTAGCTTCCTATAAGTTTTTTGGCCAATATAAAAGTGAATGGAACTACGCGTTGACAGCGGTAGTCTTTACAACGACTCCTCCGATCCTGTTCTTCTTGTTCATGCAGAAATTTATTATTAAAGGTATGGTTGCTGGGGCGGTTAAAGGATAA
- a CDS encoding ATPase, giving the protein MLRLGEKIIVIADSLEQNLPIGGYGYIIAYDRNNDNIFDYVVRVPKENKHYYVPASDIELEEVLLHQQADQVEREALIDFALATKNEELFRKIMNGEPSGQQEAERDKDVQSTEDFIKQIGLKAWI; this is encoded by the coding sequence ATGCTTCGTCTTGGTGAGAAAATAATAGTAATTGCCGATAGTTTAGAACAGAATCTGCCAATAGGCGGGTATGGATATATTATTGCTTACGACCGGAATAACGATAACATTTTCGACTACGTCGTTCGCGTCCCCAAGGAAAATAAACACTATTACGTACCTGCGTCAGATATCGAGCTTGAAGAAGTTCTTCTCCATCAGCAGGCGGACCAAGTCGAGAGAGAAGCATTGATTGATTTCGCGCTTGCAACGAAGAACGAAGAGCTGTTTCGCAAAATTATGAACGGTGAGCCAAGTGGACAACAGGAAGCAGAACGAGATAAAGATGTTCAATCAACCGAAGATTTCATTAAACAGATCGGCCTGAAGGCCTGGATTTAA